From Syngnathoides biaculeatus isolate LvHL_M chromosome 12, ASM1980259v1, whole genome shotgun sequence:
GTGACAGGTCGTCGGCACTAATGCGCGCGGCCAAATACTAATGAGGGCCAGCGATAGCGGCGCTGACTCGTCCGCTTCCTCCGTCCTCGTCGGCCGAATCTCATCTCGCCGACGAGGATTAAGCGTACCGACGGGATCGATGGACGACGGGAGTGAAATCTTATTGTCGCCGTGACGGGGATCAAGTATCAGCGCAATAAGAAGGAGAGCGCCGCAGATCCAATCCAAGTCCAATTTGAGATCTGTTTGAATTCTAAGGAGGGATCGGTGTCATCATCGATTAATCGATCGTTGGGAATTCTGGTGATGACAGTCACACCAAATcccactccaaattgccccacggtgtgattgtgagtgcaactgttgtttgtctctgtgtgccctgcgattggctggcaaccatttcaggatgtaccctgccttctacccgttgacagctgggataggctccagcactccccacggcccttgtgaggatacgcagcaaAGAAATTTGATTAATGGACAATCTTGTGCCGCAACAAATTGGGTCGCACTGGGCTCAGATGGATGCCTCTGCAGCATAATTAACATCAAGAGAAAGAGAAGGTCCCCTACTAAACTGCAATAAAAGCTCCTTGAGTATTATTGTATGCTATTTTTGTACTGCTCCATGTGTGTTAAAGGGGCGGTTGTTGAAGGTTTACAATTGCCGTAACGTTTATGCTAATTACCGGTTGCCCacctatggcattttgcatcaaTGATTTGGTATTTTAGTCCCAGTGacagcaaaatacatttttctctttttttaatgcataatACCTGTCTAAATGAGTCTTTGGCATGAACTGGTAGGTTTGAAATCAATGGAGTATGCTGATTGACTGCAAAAGGCAAGTGGATTGGAAATCGTTGTCTTTGTGAGATATTTTTATCTGttaatatttaatcattttaaaagcaGTGCATCCTGAGCATTTTTGACCCAAATTATCTTTTAAAACTAGTAATAAGACATCCATCCCtcttctgagacgcttatcctcacaaaggtcgcgggagtgcgagagccaattccagctgtcaccgggcaggaggcagggtaaaccctgaactggttggcagccaatcgcagggcaaatagaaacaaacaacaaatcacGCTCATAATctcatctaggggcaatttaaagtctccaattatgggatgtgggaggaaagcggagtgcccggagaaaattcaCACGGGtagggggagaacatacaaactctgcAACTGGTAttgcctgggatttgaaccccggtcctcagaactatgaagccACCACAAGGAAGAACAGCAaatcaatattttgaaatgtcaaTTCAAAACCTTTCGAGTATTGAGTCAAATGTCATGCAAAGCGTCTCGAGTAAACCTTCCAATCTTTATGTCGCTCCGATGAATGAACTTCTTCCTTAAAGCAATTTCGACAAAGCCGCCCTCAGGAGTGCCGCTCACCTGGTGATGACGTACGGGGTGAAGCACACCACAAAGGTGCCGATGAAGGTGCTGATCTTCTTGCTGGAGCGCTGCCTCCTTTGCTTCTGCTCGTCCAGGCACTTCTGGCGGACGCTGCGGAGGGAAAGGAAAAATCACGGGAGGAAGTCAAGGATGCTGGGAAATTGAACGACCTGGCGACATCGGGTTACAAGAGGGTACAAATTAATAACCATGACACAAATCAAAGTGTTCGtcaaaaattgacaaaacatgcttctcaaaagtacatttcatattttgtaaGTCAACATTACACAGTCTTCTTGTTTTCCTGTCtgttgttcatatttttgcatttatttggatTCCTTGCTGCAcctgttgttttgtatttaagAACAGTTTTAGCAGAAGGATGCTTGCTTGACTTATTGATCGTCAGCATTGTCGCTACGTGGTACTGAAAACTTGCTTTCTGTCTGGTATTCCCAGGAAGTACTGCTGTGTTTATCATCTGTCTTCTGTTGTTCTTCCTTGTGCAGGTTCGATTCAgctatattatttttatattcggTATTTTTGCCTGGTCTAGGTTAGAATTCTTCCTCTGTGGTTTTGTTCGCCTCAATATATTATAGTACCTCCAAATAATCTTTGTTCGCAACCACCTTTTGTCCtcatcattttccatttcaaattttcatttgtttagtATTTcacccggcggcacggtggatcagctggtaaagcgttggcctcacagttctgaggactcgggttcgatcccagccccggctgtgtggagtttgcatgttgtctccatgcctgcgtgggttgtctccgggctttccggtttcctcccacatccccaaaacatgcaacattaattggacactctaaattgcccctaggtgtgattgtgagttcagctgtttgtctcgatgtgccctgtaattggctggcagccagatcagggtgtaccccacctcttgcccgttgacagctgagataggctccagcactccccacgactctcgtgaggataagcggcaaagaaaatggatggatggaagtaagaACAGAGAAATAAGACAGAATAGGGCAGACATAACAGTAAGCGGTTTATCTCATGGGAATGTAAATAtgacacacaacattgtggcgTGATCTCATATCAGAGTCCATTGGTATGCAAATCATTTTGaaccgaccctcgtgaggataggcggcaaataaaatggatggatggatggatggatagtatttCACCCTTGAACCTCGACCCCAGTGCCACTCTCAAAAACATCCTTGAACGTGACATCCTCGTTGACTCATGCACAAcctgtttaattctttacattctttcAATTACGTATGTTATTActctttgtttttataaaatgcaACGTTATGGAGTGCTATTTTgctgtttaaaaacatttcaatcattttgttcttttttttgaggggggagggaaagagctggaagaaattAATGCCATTTTCGTTCATTTCAACGGAGAGGTGATGTGAGTGCTTTGAGTTACGAGcatggtcacggaacaaattggACTCACATCTCAAAGCCAGCACGGGACAAGTTAGTTCCAAGCTTGGTCGGATGGCAGCTGAGGGTTATTTTAATCATCGATTACAGGATTGTTTTATAGCTAAATCtgttaaaataactttttttttttttttttaaaaacaaccttTATTACAAACACAGGACATCATTTTAAActgacagtgcagaaaatgaacaaacataAATTTATATTGATTCAGTTATGGTTTGGCTTGTAACGTGTCAGAATAATGTTGAGCATTGTTTTCCATAGTAAAAGCAAATGTGTTGATTTGAAATGGATTTGTAAAGTCTGCATTCACGGAGGAGTACAGACGTTAGTGTTGAGAAGGTAGTTTTTAATTGAACAATATCTCCAAACAATTAGTCGATGAATCTGATCATCGACTTCTCGGTGGGTTGACCCGTTTGAAGTGTTCTTTACCTGGGGTGGATgtccaccagcagcagcagcgtctGCATGGTGATCACGTCGATGCGCTTGCAGTGGAACCTGGCCACCCGGAGCACTTTCAAGTAGGTCACGCACATGGCCACCAGGGCCAGCAGGAAGCTGAGACCGTGCAGAACCAACGTGAAGACCGCGAAGTGCAGCCCGCCCCCCTTGGCCTTGGCGCAGCGCACTGTGCACGAGGCGTACAGGTGGTGGTAGCCCACCCAGGAGCGGccggaggcggcggcggagaAGCACAGCGAGTGCGCCCAGGTGTAGCCCAGCGCCGCCACCGCGTCCCGGTGCCGTACCCTGGAGTGGTAGCTCAGCGGGAAGACCACCGCCACCCACCGGTCGATGCTGAGGGCCGCCATGGTCAGCATGGAGTTGGTGGTGAGGAAGGTGTCCAGGAAGCCCGCCGTCTGGCAGAGACCCCCTCCGCCGCCCCCGCGCTGCTGTTGGCCCGATGTGAGGAGCCCCGCCAGGGTGAGGGGCATGTTGGAGACGCTCTGCAACAGGTTGCAGAAGGTCAGGTTGAGGATGAAGAGAGCGGGGGCTTGTTTGCGGATCTCCGGGTTGTGCACGAAGCAGATCAGCACCAGGAGGTTGGACAGCAGCGACACCGCGATGATCGCCAGCAGCAACGCGGCGCACGCGACGTCCACCGCCAGCATGCTTGCTTGCTGCTGCCGCCTCCTTACGCAACCGCTCTTTCCTTAAACGCGCCCATAGTCGTCCAAACCTTGCCGAGGGTTCCCATAGACGCAATACGGCACTCACTGAACTCccgggaatgttttttttcttcttccaaataataacaacaataaaatttCCCCGAGGTTTAACTGGATCCGGCTGGCTCATGCGCAAATACGCATCGACACGAAAAGCATCCTcagaagaataaataaataaataataaataaataaataaaaagtactccAAGCTCGTCTttctgtgagtgagtgagtgagtgagtgcgcGAGCGAGCGAGTGTGTCATCCCTCCGTGTTTAAAAATAGACCCATTTGCCTCacttggggagaaaaaaatagcagaCGCACGATTGTGAGGCTGCAGGCTGATGTCACCCAATCACTAGCACAGTGGTGATCGATTGAGGTGTACTTTTCcgacttttctttttgtttttctttttcttttttttatttaccacaccaaaacaattatttaaataacACGTCGTTGCGCAACGGatgaaggaaatgaaatgttcaTGTGCTCACGTTGTCCGCaagcaatgtaaaaatacattgcaatgtggaaaaaaaaaatgcccgatggaaatatttaaacattgaaaatgaaaaacaaaacacgatgTGAAACTGAATCATTCAAAATGAAGCTGTAAAATTGAATAgattgtgaaagaaaaacaatgaatacaaatattcttgaatgttcccgcaacccttgtgaggataagcgctcacaaaatggatggatggattcttgaTAATCGCTAATAaatctcatttttaattttacttgattatttattttaacattctatgtacttttattattatttattcaattatttatCTTCAGTCaactaacatttttatttttatttaatgttttttttttaaacaaaaccttATTTTTTGATCATTAATGTGATTTCTGTGGTAGTGTATTTTTGTCCATTATTTCAGTAGCGCTCTCATAATTCTAAACACTCATCTCATCTTTCCTCactgaaattaatgaaaattccattcatccataccatccccccaaaaaaaacacagacaaaaaatgtataccAAAAAATAGCTTCCAAAAAATGACTttataatacatacagtatagtaATAATATCATTAAATATAAAGGATTAAACCGTACGtacatcatgatttcatgcttcaatGCCCATTGAAATGTGCTCTGAGTTTCACAACTAAGTGACTCAATAtttcatgctcctggcatcctgcccaggctgggcgtggccagccaattagtcggcacacacctgccccttgtttcggctgattacgcccggtacttataggacccggtgacgactggtcctgccCCGTTCCAGCAACCCTGTATtgctgatcgtattcctgtccGTACAGAACTCCGCCtcttctccgactgaccccgtcagcctgactcctttgagacttctaCCTTCGTTGATCGATctcacgtgtaccgactcctgcctgcccgctgatctgctctctacgcccgacgtcctgattaccgctgctatacctgactgccagcccaatccccgaccttggattaataaatgtttttcccgaattacctctgcgtctcccgattcctgcatttgggtccatcctccgttccgatgggtcgtgacacgcTAAGTTGCagttagtcttttttttctgaggacATTTAATATCATATATTCCTgtgagttttgttattttgtctgtctacatgtgttgctgcctTACCTATATTTAAACATCCGTTCCAAAGGTGAAGTTACATGTTGCTCTTCTCTAGCCACAGTTATATACTATGGTATGTTtatgcggcggcacggtggaccagccggtaaagtgtttgcctcacatttctcaggacctgggttcgatcccagctcttccattgtggagtttgcatgttctcgcctagcctgcgtgggttttctacgggcactccggtttcctcccacatcccaaaatcatgcaagattaattggacactctaaattgcccgtaggtgtgattgtgagtgcggctgtttgtctctatgtgccctgcgattggctggcaaccagttcagggtgtaccccgcctcctgcctgttgacagctgggataggctccagcactccttccgaccctcgtgaggataagcggcaaataaaatggatggatagtttaaatgattttgtttCCTAATGTTCCAGGATGTTCCTAGTAAGTAAAGAACAGCAGGCTGCCCATCCCAGAGCACCTTGGACTTGAAAAAGTGTCTAAAAATGGACCCCAAAAATGTGTGGATCCTGAGGGCCCAGAAATGTGATTTTGGAACAAttgcacaaatgaaaaaaaaaataaatccagtgGTAAGTGAGATTTTTATGCTCTTTTAAGTTGACACTGGTGTTGGATCCAGGCATACAAGAATGGAAAAGGATCCCTGGCAGAAAGTCCCAAACCCAACTTTTGGGTAACAAATGGCTGAAGGTGCCCCCCGCaacctaaattgcccgtaggtgtgattgtgagtgtggctgtttgtctccatatgccctctgattggctggcaaccagttcagggtgtaccccgcctcctgcctgttgacagctgggatagtctccagcactcactgcgaccattgtgaggataagcatctcagaaaatggatgggtggtatgcttatgctttgtttttttgtttttttttttcatccatctcgGCCCATCTAAAAACAGAACCTCAGAAGAAATGTTACACCCCCAAccctaaaaaaaagtacaaaaacacaTTGGTGCATCATAAATTTAGTTTCACTCTCAAGAGGACGTCGGGGAAAAATGTTCCCTAGCCCCGCACTTACCAAATATGGTTCCTGGCAGTGTATAAAGGGTTAAAATGCCTCAATGCTCGAGCTCAAACCGCGACTCCATCTCAATGGGACAGAACCCATTAATGTTGTCTCAAGTGTCACTTTTAATTTATCATAGACTTCTGCATCCAGTGCGTTGGTGGCGCAGCCTTTGGCATTGGCAGTATATCTCGCGTATAGTAgttgaggtgtgtgtgtgtgtgtgagagagacgCATGGTGATGGCGGACATGGTGTGTTTTCACAGCCTTGTGATAGCTTGTGTGGGTGTTTGCCAGCAACACCCGAGCACATGTGGCCATGGCGACCAACTTTGCTCAAGCTCTCTGCAT
This genomic window contains:
- the LOC133509845 gene encoding G-protein coupled receptor 26-like, with protein sequence MLAVDVACAALLLAIIAVSLLSNLLVLICFVHNPEIRKQAPALFILNLTFCNLLQSVSNMPLTLAGLLTSGQQQRGGGGGGLCQTAGFLDTFLTTNSMLTMAALSIDRWVAVVFPLSYHSRVRHRDAVAALGYTWAHSLCFSAAASGRSWVGYHHLYASCTVRCAKAKGGGLHFAVFTLVLHGLSFLLALVAMCVTYLKVLRVARFHCKRIDVITMQTLLLLVDIHPSVRQKCLDEQKQRRQRSSKKISTFIGTFVVCFTPYVITR